GTTCGCGGCCGTGGTGCTCAAATTTTTGCGCGATATGGGGCTGGAAGACGAGGGCCTGGAACGCGTGAATGTAAATGGCGGGGCCATTGCGATGGGACATCCGCTGGGGGCTACCGGCGCGATGCTGCTGGGCACCGCCCTCGACGAACTGGAACGCCGCGATCTTTCGACGGCCCTGATCACGCTCTGCGTGGGCGGCGGCATGGGCATCGCTACGATCATCGAACGGGTGTAACGGCCATGGTCGAATCAGTACAACCGGCCATTCGCTACGAGCGTGACGCTGAAGGAATCGTCACGCTCACGATGGACCTTCCAGGACGCTCGACCAATGTCATTAACGAAGCTTTTGCCAACGCGCTGGCAGCGACGCTAGACCGACTGGAGCAGGAAAAGGACACCCTGGTCGGCGTCCTGCTGACCTCTGCCAAGCCTACGTTTCTGGCCGGAGCCGACCTGGAAGCCCTGCTGGCGCTGCAGGATCCGGCCCAGGCGTTCCAACAGGCTGAGCAGTTTAAAACGCTCTTGCGGCGGTTGGAGACGCTGGGGCGACCTGTGGTGGCTGTAATTAATGGAACGGCCCTCGGAGGCGGGCTGGAACTGGCCCTGGCCTGCCACCGGCGGATCGTACGGGACGACCCCTCCATTCGCCTGGGGTTTCCCGAGGTGACGCTCGGCCTGATTCCCGGAGGCGGGGGAATTACCCGGCTGGTCCGGCTACTCGGTCTTCAGGAGGCGTATCCGTATTTGATCGAAGGGCGGCAGCTCTCACCGCGCGAAGCGCTGCAGGCAGGAATCGTGCACGAGTTGGCTGAAAGCTCGGAAGCTCTGCTGGAAAAGGCCCGGGCCTGGATCCGCTCCCGGCCCGACCCGACGCAACCCTGGGATCGACCCGACTACCGAATGCCGGGAGGCGATCCGCGTCATCCCCGGATGTTTCAGCTCCTGGCTGCAGCGCCTGCCATGCTCCGCAAACAGACCTGGGGTAATTATCCAGCCCCCGCCGCCATTTTAAGTGCAGCGGTCGAAGGGGCGCTTGTCACGTTCGACGCAGCCAGCCGCATCGAGTCGCGCTACTTTGCCCGCGTGGCCACCGGTCCGGTGGCGAAAAATATGATTCAGACGTTCTGGTTTCAGCTCAATGAAATCAACAGGGGGCGCAGCCGTCCATCCCACGTGCCGCCTACCGAAACGAAAAAAGTGGGTGTGCTCGGGGCTGGACTGATGGGGCATGGCATCGCCTACGTGACTGCCCTGGCCGGTATGGAAGTGGTGCTCAAGGATGTCTCGCGGGAAAAGGCCGAAGCAGGCAAGCATCGCATTGCCAGGCTACTGGACGAGCGCGTGGCAAAAGGGCGGCTTACGCCTGAAGAAAAACAGGCGGTGCTCGACCGCATCCAGACGACCGATCGCAGCGAAGACCTGTCGGGATGCGACCTGGTCATTGAAGCGGTTTTTGAAAATCGGAAGGTCAAGGCGCAGGTCATTCGGGAAATTGAGCCGCTATTGCCGGGCAATGCGGTCTTTGGATCGAACACGTCCACCCTGCCCATTACCAGCCTGGCTGCCTATGCGCAACGGCCCCGGCAGTTTGTGGGCATCCACTTCTTTTCGCCGGTGCACCGCATGCGGCTGGTAGAGTTGATCCGGGGACGCCAGACGTCCGATGAGGCGCTGGCAAAAGCTTTTGACTATGTGCGCAAAATTGGCAAGACCCCGATTGTCGTAAACGACAGCCGGGGATTCTACACGTCGCGTGTGTTCGGGGCGTACCTGAACGAGGGGCTGGCGCTGCTGGCTGAAGGCCAACATCCCCGGGCTATTGAGGTGGCAGGCCGACAGGCCGGAATGCCTATCGGACCGCTGGCAGTGGCCGACGAGGTCGGATTGCAGCTCATGCAGCACATCCGGGAGCAAACGGAGCAAGACCTGGCGGCCGAGGGCAAAACGCTACCGCCGCATCCTGCCTACCAGGTGCTCGACGTGATGGTTCGACAGCACAATCGGCTGGGCAAAACGTACGGTGCCGGCTTTTACGAGTATCCTAAAGACGGACCGAAGTATCTGTGGCCGGAGTTGCGCCGGCTTTTTCCGCCGCAAGGGACTACCCTCTCGCAGCAGGAAATGATCGATCGTTTATTGTTTATCCAGGCGCTGGAGACGGTGCGCTGCCTGGAAGAAGGGGTGCTCTCTTCTGTGGCCGACGCCAACGTTGGCAGTGTTTTGGGCTGGGGGTTTGCCCCCTTCTACGGCGGTACGTTGCAATTTATCAATGCGTATGGCCTCGGGCGCTTTGTAGCCCGGGCGGAAGTCCTGGCCGAGCGGTATGGCAAGCGGTTTGCCCCGCCGGAGCGCCTCCGCGAGATGGCACGCCGCGGCGAAGCGTTTGTCTGACCCAAACCAGGAAGTCGTATGGCAACCGTGACAATCTGGAAGCAACCGGCTACACTGGACGATCTGAACCGGATGACCGAAGGTAACCTGATGGGGCATCTGGGCATCCGGTTTACGGAAATTGGCGACGACTACCTGGTGGCTACCATGCCGGTCGATCATCGGACGCAGCAGCCGTTTGGCCTGCTGCATGGCGGAGCCTCGGTAGCGCTGGCCGAGTCGATGGGAAGCGTTGGTTCCCACCTGTGCATCGACACGGCGCGTTATTATTGCGTGGGATTGGAAATCAATGCGAATCATATTCGGTCGGTCCGTTCGGGGTTGGTCAAAGGCATTGCGCGACCACTTCATCTGGGCCGCCGCACGCAGGTGTGGGACATTCGCATCTATGATGAACAGGACCGACTGGTATGCATCAGCCGTCTGACTCTGGCTGTGCTGGCCTACCAGGAATAGCTATGGGATGGTGGAGGCAGAATCAAGCAGATGGCCCGGAAAGCGTTTTGGGGCTGCTACTCGGGAAAGTGAGCTAGTCGCTGGGGCGCTTCCCGTAGCAAGGGACGGGCAGGAGACGCTACATGATATTCCAGATGTGCGCAATCTGGTTGGATAGTAAGCTTACCTTGTTGGCCCGGCTGCAGCTGCAGCTCGGAACCTGAAAAGTCGGTGGCATGCCGCCCTGTCCTCGGTTGGGGTGGCTGCCCTCCGCAGATTGATCTATCAAATCGTCCTCAAGCACTGCAGCATGAAGGATACGCTGCGACGCACGGCTGGCTGTATCTGAACGGCAATGCTATCAAAATGTTGACCACGGTCAATCAGGCTGATCAATCTGGCCTGCCTGTTGCGGAAACGCAGAAAAGGCTGGTTTAAGTGGGCAAAGCCGTGTAAATTGACCTAAAGGCTTCAGCGATATAAACCTGAGACTTATCGGGGTGGGCATACCCGAGGTAAAGCAGTATGGCCCAGGATGCTTTTGAGCCTGCGGCTTCGCCGGGAATGCAGCGCCAGCTTCAGATTTATCTGAACGGACTGGCCGGCGAAAGGCCGCCTTTTCCGATAGCGATCGAGGCGCTGGAAGTCCGGGCGCGTGAGGTGTTGCGTCCGGAAGTAGCTGCCTACCTGTGCAGTGGCGCAGGGGGCGAGGAGACCGTGCAGGCCAATCGGGAGGCGTTTCGTCGCTGGCAGCTGGTACCCCGGATGCTGCGTGGCGTCGGGCAGCGAGCGTTGCACATCGAATTGCTGGGGCGCCGGCTTCCGGCTCCTGTACTGCTGGCCCCTATCGGTGTGCAGGGAATCCTGCACCCAGAAGGCGAGCGGGCTGTAGCCCGTGCGGCTGCCACCGTGGGCGTGCCCTTCGTGCTGAGCACGGTCTC
The genomic region above belongs to Rhodothermus profundi and contains:
- a CDS encoding 3-hydroxyacyl-CoA dehydrogenase NAD-binding domain-containing protein, yielding MVESVQPAIRYERDAEGIVTLTMDLPGRSTNVINEAFANALAATLDRLEQEKDTLVGVLLTSAKPTFLAGADLEALLALQDPAQAFQQAEQFKTLLRRLETLGRPVVAVINGTALGGGLELALACHRRIVRDDPSIRLGFPEVTLGLIPGGGGITRLVRLLGLQEAYPYLIEGRQLSPREALQAGIVHELAESSEALLEKARAWIRSRPDPTQPWDRPDYRMPGGDPRHPRMFQLLAAAPAMLRKQTWGNYPAPAAILSAAVEGALVTFDAASRIESRYFARVATGPVAKNMIQTFWFQLNEINRGRSRPSHVPPTETKKVGVLGAGLMGHGIAYVTALAGMEVVLKDVSREKAEAGKHRIARLLDERVAKGRLTPEEKQAVLDRIQTTDRSEDLSGCDLVIEAVFENRKVKAQVIREIEPLLPGNAVFGSNTSTLPITSLAAYAQRPRQFVGIHFFSPVHRMRLVELIRGRQTSDEALAKAFDYVRKIGKTPIVVNDSRGFYTSRVFGAYLNEGLALLAEGQHPRAIEVAGRQAGMPIGPLAVADEVGLQLMQHIREQTEQDLAAEGKTLPPHPAYQVLDVMVRQHNRLGKTYGAGFYEYPKDGPKYLWPELRRLFPPQGTTLSQQEMIDRLLFIQALETVRCLEEGVLSSVADANVGSVLGWGFAPFYGGTLQFINAYGLGRFVARAEVLAERYGKRFAPPERLREMARRGEAFV
- a CDS encoding hotdog fold thioesterase — translated: MTEGNLMGHLGIRFTEIGDDYLVATMPVDHRTQQPFGLLHGGASVALAESMGSVGSHLCIDTARYYCVGLEINANHIRSVRSGLVKGIARPLHLGRRTQVWDIRIYDEQDRLVCISRLTLAVLAYQE